ACGGAGGAGAACGGCCGGAGGGTCAGTTCTCCGCGGCTTGCAGTTCCCTCCGCGGCTCCGCGTGAGGCTTTTTCAAGTCTGCATCGGTATGGTGAAGATGGGCCGCTTCCTGCACCAAAACAGTGAAGGCGCCGGATGCGAGAAATGGCGAACTGAGGCTAAGTGCTTATCCTGCAACGCGCAGCGAGTAGGGCACGCGCGGACCACGTCGTGCTAAGAGGGGCGGGCGCCGGGCCGATCGTCGCCAATCGCCACCTCTCACCCTCCGGGGGAGCCATGCTCCGTTCAGCACCACGCCGGTTGCTGCTGCTGGTCGCCGTCACGCTGCTCTGCGCCACCAACGCGGTCGCGCAGGCCATTGATCCCGCACTCAGGAACGTCCTCGCGTCGGCCCGCACGGCCGAGGTGATCGTCACCTTCAAGGGGAACAGCGCCCCCGCGCTCCTCGACCTGAACGTGCTGCGCGCCGTCGGCATCACGGGCGGCACCACCTTCCGCTCGCTGCCGATGGTGGGGACGGTGGCGACCCTGGCGCAGGTGAACGCGCTGGCCGCGAACCCGCGGGTGCGCTCGGTGTTCCTCAACAAGCGGCTGACGTACTTCAACTACGACGCGCGCCACCTTACGGGCGTGGAGCGGCTGCGGGCCAGCGCCGCCATGACCGCGCTCAACCGCGGCCTTCCCGTCACCGGCAAGGGCGTGGGCCTCTACATCGCCGACAGCGGCATCGACGCCACGCACCCCGACCTGCAGCTCGGGAAGAACGTCGTCCAGAACGTGTGGGCGCCGATCCAAAAGGATCTGGTGGGCGAGGAGACGGGCTTCCGTCCCGTGATCGTGGTGGAGAACCAGCCCAACACGGACAACGGCGGCAGCGGGCACGGCACGCACGTGGCCGGCATCTCGGGCGGCACCGGCCAGGCGTCCGCCGGGCGGAACTCGGGGGTGGCGCCGGGCGCCAGCCTGGTGGGCTACGGCTCGGGAGCGGCCATCTTCGTGCTCAACGCCATCGGCAGCTTCGACTACCTGCTGACCAACCAGGCGCGCTACGGCATCCGGGTGATGAACAACTCCTGGGGCTCCAACGGGCCCTTCTACCCGGACGATCCGGTCAACGTCGCCTCGCGCATCGCGGCGGAAGACCGCAACGTTGTGGTGGTGTTCGCGGCGGGGAACGGCACCTATCCCAACTCGCACAACCCGTACGCCCGCGCGCCGTGGGTGATCTCGGCGGCCAACGGCACCAAGTCCGGCACGCTGGCGGAGAGCTCGTCCAAAGGCACCCCGGGCGGGCCCAAGACGGTGACGGCCGCCAACGGCGAGGTCATCACCTGGCTCGACGAGCCCACGGTGACGGCGCCGGGCACGGACATCGTCTCCGTTCGCGCCTCCATCAGCGCCAGCACGAGCACGGACCCGTTCTACACGGTGATGAGCGGCACCTCCATGGCCAGCCCGCACGTGGCCGGCATCGCGGCGCTGATGCTGGAGGCCAACCCGCTGCTCACGCCGCAGCAGGTGAAGCAGATCCTGAAGGCGACGGCCACGCACATGCCGAGCGCGCTTCCCGGGGCGGAGGACAAGGGCTTCGAGGTGGGCGCCGGCTACGTCAACGCCTTCGCCGCCGTGCAGAAGGCGTTCGACCTGAGCACGCCGTTCGGCCGCATCCTGGACGGCTACGAGGTGCTGGGGCACGCGGAGATGAAGGTGCTGCGCGACCATGCCTTCGACTACAGCCCGCTGGCGCCCACGGGGAGCTACAAGCGCACCTTCTCGGTCGAGCCGGGCGCGGACCGCCTGGAGGTGGAGATCGCCTTCGACGGGCTGGAAGTTCCCGCGTACGGCAGCGCGGCCAACTCGCTGACGCTGGACGTGTACGATCCGCAGGGGAACCGCTACTACACGTACGACCTGCTCTTCGCCGTCTACGGCACGAACCGGCTGGTGGTGGTGGTGCCCAATCCGTCGGCCGGCACGTGGACGATGGAGACCAAGATGTTCACGCTGCTGGGCACGGAGGGGAACCTGGCCGCCGCGCCGGACAAGGTTCGCGAGCAGGTGCGCACCTTCACCTTCGACGCTCCCGCGATCGCGGACATCCAGGGGAGCGCGGACCGCGGCGCCATCGAGTGGGCGCTGACCAACGGCTACATGGGGCTGTGCGCGGAGGGGGCGTTCTGCCCCGACCAGCCGCTCACCCGCATCCAGCTGGCCCGCAGCCTCACGCAGTTCGCGGCGATCCGGCAGTCGCTCCCCTTCAACGGCGGCGCCACCTTCAGCGACGTCGCCGAGGCGGACCGGCCGTTCGCGGAAGCGGTGGCCGCTCCCGGGGCGGCGCTCCGCGACCCGCAGTACCGCTACGGCGGCGTGATGGAAAGCTCGGGAAGCACCTTCAACCCCGGCAACGGCATCAGCCGCGGCCACTTCGCCCGGATCCTGGTGCGCGCCATCGGCGGCGAGGGTGCCGCGCTCGCCCACACGGGTGACGTGACGGTGGCCTACAACGGCCAGACGTACGTGGTGGCCGACCAGAACTCCATTCCGGCGGCGGTGCGCGGCCACGTGCACGCGGCGATCAACTCCGGGATGCTGAACGTGTTCTGGAAGATCGAGCAGGGTCCGCTCGACCCGGCGCCGGTGCTCAAGCCCTACTTCTTCCCGACGTCCGACGCGTCCGCGCCCGTGACGCGCGCCGAGGCCGCCGTGGCGATCTCCCGCTACCATACGCAGTTCTTCCAATAGCCCGCAACGCGGCGAGGGCCGGCGAGGCACGGAAACCAGTTCTCCGTGCCTCGCTTCCGTTCTGCCGCGCGACTCTGAGCATCTCACGATATACCCTCCCCCTTGTCATCCTGAGTGACGCGCGGCTCCGCCCTCTCCCATCACCGTACTTTGGCGCGGAACGAAGGATCTACTGCGCGTTCCGAGGGGTCTGGTGCTGCAACGCGGTTCCCGGCCTGGCTCCGGCTAGATCCTTCGGTCGCCGCAGGAAGTAATGAGAGACGGAGAGTCCCGTCCTGCGGCTCCCTCAGGATGACAAAAGGTGTTCCCTCCCGCGTCTCCGCGTCTCCGCGTGAGTCCTGTTGGTTGTCTGTGTCAGCAGTGCGTAGCAGATGTTGAACCATTTCAGTGACGGTGCATTAGAACGGTGAAGCGGTTTCACTGTTTTAGTGCAACAGGAAGATCCGAAGGGAGGTGCGAAAATCGTAAGCTGTTTATCGGGCGCAGGATAGCTCGGGCGGAAGTTTGGCGGCACACGTGCATTAAGAGGGGCCAGTCCAGAAGGACTCGTTCGCCACCCAACACGTGGAGCCCCCTGATGCACCTGCCGATGATCCGGCGACTGTTCGCGCCCGTAGCAGCCCTCCTCATCGCGGCGGCCCCCGGGTTCGCCCAGAGGATCGACCCGGAGCTCACCCGCACGCTGGCCAGCCTGCCCGCGGGGCGCACCGCGGAAGTGATCGTCACCTTCGAAGGGAACTCCGCGCCGGCCGTCGCCGACCTGGATGCGCTCAAGGCGATCGGCATCCGGGGCGGCATCACCTTCCGGTCGCTGCCGATGGCCGCCGTGCTGGCCACCGGCGACCAGGTGCGGGCGCTGAGCGGCAACACGCGGGTGCGCTCGGTGTTCCTCAACAAGCGGCTCAGCTACTCCAACTACGACGCGCGCCACCTGACCGGCGTTGAGCGGCTGCGCGCCGACCGCGCCATGACCACGCGCAACGGCGGCCTTCCGGTTTCCGGCAAGGGCATCGGCATCGTGATCAACGACTCCGGCGTCGACGGCACGCACCCGGACCTGCAGTTCGGCAAGAACCTGGTGCAGAACGTCCTGGCGCCGGTCTCGGGAAGCGACCTGGCGGTGACGGGCTTCGCGCTCGCCCCCGCGCTGGAGAACACGGTGAACACCGACCTCGGCAGCGGGCACGGCACGCACGTGGCCGGCACCGTCGGCGGCACCGGGCAGGCGTCGGCGGGCAAGCAGTCGGGCGTGGCCAACGGCGCCAACCTGATCGGCTACGGCTCGGGCGCCGTGCTCTTCGTGCTCAACGCGCTGGGCGGCTTCGACTGGACGCTGGCCAACCAGGGGCGCTACGGTATCCGCGTCATCACCAACTCGTGGGGCTCCAGCGGCGGCTTCGATCCGGACGACCCGATCAACGTGGCATCGCGCATCGCCAACGAGCGCAACATCGTGGTGACCTTCGCGGCGGGGAACGAGGGCTCGGCGCCGGACACGCACAACCCCTACGCCAAGGCTCCCTGGGTGATCTCGGTGGCGGCGGGCACCAAGACGGCCACGCTGGCCGACTTCTCCTCGCGCGGCCGCCCGGGCGGCGCCCGCACCGTGACGTCGCAGAGCGGTGAGGTCATCACCTGGTTCGACGAGCCGGCCATCACGGCGCCGGGCGTGGCGATCACCTCGGCGTACGCCCACACGGGCGCGCTGGGCGCCCTCGCGCCGGACCCCACCAACCCGTACTACACCGTCATGGACGGCACGTCGATGGCGACGCCGCACGTGGCGGGGATCGTGGGGCTGATGCTGCAGGCCAACCCGCTGCTCACGCCCGACCAGGTGAAGCAGATCATCCAGGAGACGGCCAGCAAGATGCCGGGCTACCGCGCGTTCGAGGTGGGCGCGGGGTACGTGAACGCCTACGCCGCGGTGCAGAAGTCCTTCGACCTGTCCACCCCCTTCGGCCGCACGCTGACGGTGGAGACGGTGCCGGCGCAGGTGCGCGAGGACGCGGCCTACGACAAGACGTTCGACTACTCGCCGGTCTCGCTGCCGGGCACGTACAAGCACACCTTCCAGGTGACGCCGGGCGCGAGCCTGCTGGAGGCCAAGATCGAGTTCCAGGGCGTGAACGTGCCGGCGGTGGGCAACGCGGGCAACCCGCTCCTCTTCGACGTGTACGACCCGAACGGAAACCGCTACAACGCCTTCGACCTGTACTTCGCGCAGAACGGCACCACGCGGCTGGTGCTGGTGGTGAACAACCCGACGCCGGGCACCTGGACGGCCGAGGTGAAGGCGCTCACTCCCAAGGGCCAGGAGGCGGGCAACTTCGCCACCTTCCCCGACAAGGTGCACGAGACGGAGATCCTGACCTTCATCACCCCGCCGGCCATCGCGGACATCCAGGGGCACGCGGCCCAGGGCGCCATCGAAGTGGCGCTGGTGAACGGCTACCTGGGGCTCTGCGCGCCCGGCTCGTTCTGCCCGGACGCGGACCTCACCCGCATCGACCTGGCCCGCGGCTTCACGCAGTTCGGCGCGGTGCGCCAGAACCTGCCGCTGGGCGGCGCCAGCACCTTTACCGACGTGTCCGCGGCGGACAAGCCCTTCGCCGAGGCGGTGGCGGCGCAGGGCGCGGCGATGCGGGACCGGGAGCACCGCTTCCGGGGCATCATGACCGGCAACGGCTCCAGCTTCGTGCCGGGCGGCACCGTCCTCCGCTCGCAGCTCGCCCGCATGCTGGTGCGCGGCATCGGCGGCGAGGCGGCGGCCGCGGCCCACAACGGCGACGTGACCTACACCTACAACGGGCAGACGTACGTCATCGCGGACCAGGCCCAGATCCCCACGGCGGATCGCGGCCACGTGCAGGCGGCGATCAACTCCAACATGCTGAACGTCTACGCCGAGATCGAGCAGGGTGCGCTGGACCTGACGCCGAAGCTGAAGTTCTACTTCCGGCCGACGAACGTGGTGAAGCGCGGCGAGGCGGCGCTGGCGATCGCCCGCT
This region of Longimicrobium sp. genomic DNA includes:
- a CDS encoding S8 family serine peptidase is translated as MHLPMIRRLFAPVAALLIAAAPGFAQRIDPELTRTLASLPAGRTAEVIVTFEGNSAPAVADLDALKAIGIRGGITFRSLPMAAVLATGDQVRALSGNTRVRSVFLNKRLSYSNYDARHLTGVERLRADRAMTTRNGGLPVSGKGIGIVINDSGVDGTHPDLQFGKNLVQNVLAPVSGSDLAVTGFALAPALENTVNTDLGSGHGTHVAGTVGGTGQASAGKQSGVANGANLIGYGSGAVLFVLNALGGFDWTLANQGRYGIRVITNSWGSSGGFDPDDPINVASRIANERNIVVTFAAGNEGSAPDTHNPYAKAPWVISVAAGTKTATLADFSSRGRPGGARTVTSQSGEVITWFDEPAITAPGVAITSAYAHTGALGALAPDPTNPYYTVMDGTSMATPHVAGIVGLMLQANPLLTPDQVKQIIQETASKMPGYRAFEVGAGYVNAYAAVQKSFDLSTPFGRTLTVETVPAQVREDAAYDKTFDYSPVSLPGTYKHTFQVTPGASLLEAKIEFQGVNVPAVGNAGNPLLFDVYDPNGNRYNAFDLYFAQNGTTRLVLVVNNPTPGTWTAEVKALTPKGQEAGNFATFPDKVHETEILTFITPPAIADIQGHAAQGAIEVALVNGYLGLCAPGSFCPDADLTRIDLARGFTQFGAVRQNLPLGGASTFTDVSAADKPFAEAVAAQGAAMRDREHRFRGIMTGNGSSFVPGGTVLRSQLARMLVRGIGGEAAAAAHNGDVTYTYNGQTYVIADQAQIPTADRGHVQAAINSNMLNVYAEIEQGALDLTPKLKFYFRPTNVVKRGEAALAIARYHAQFFQ
- a CDS encoding S8 family serine peptidase encodes the protein MLRSAPRRLLLLVAVTLLCATNAVAQAIDPALRNVLASARTAEVIVTFKGNSAPALLDLNVLRAVGITGGTTFRSLPMVGTVATLAQVNALAANPRVRSVFLNKRLTYFNYDARHLTGVERLRASAAMTALNRGLPVTGKGVGLYIADSGIDATHPDLQLGKNVVQNVWAPIQKDLVGEETGFRPVIVVENQPNTDNGGSGHGTHVAGISGGTGQASAGRNSGVAPGASLVGYGSGAAIFVLNAIGSFDYLLTNQARYGIRVMNNSWGSNGPFYPDDPVNVASRIAAEDRNVVVVFAAGNGTYPNSHNPYARAPWVISAANGTKSGTLAESSSKGTPGGPKTVTAANGEVITWLDEPTVTAPGTDIVSVRASISASTSTDPFYTVMSGTSMASPHVAGIAALMLEANPLLTPQQVKQILKATATHMPSALPGAEDKGFEVGAGYVNAFAAVQKAFDLSTPFGRILDGYEVLGHAEMKVLRDHAFDYSPLAPTGSYKRTFSVEPGADRLEVEIAFDGLEVPAYGSAANSLTLDVYDPQGNRYYTYDLLFAVYGTNRLVVVVPNPSAGTWTMETKMFTLLGTEGNLAAAPDKVREQVRTFTFDAPAIADIQGSADRGAIEWALTNGYMGLCAEGAFCPDQPLTRIQLARSLTQFAAIRQSLPFNGGATFSDVAEADRPFAEAVAAPGAALRDPQYRYGGVMESSGSTFNPGNGISRGHFARILVRAIGGEGAALAHTGDVTVAYNGQTYVVADQNSIPAAVRGHVHAAINSGMLNVFWKIEQGPLDPAPVLKPYFFPTSDASAPVTRAEAAVAISRYHTQFFQ